In Humulus lupulus chromosome 7, drHumLupu1.1, whole genome shotgun sequence, the following are encoded in one genomic region:
- the LOC133792333 gene encoding uncharacterized protein LOC133792333 has protein sequence MPNYVKFLKDILTKKKRLAEFETVALTEGCSAMLKNKIPPKLKDSGSFTIPISIGGRNVGKTLCDLGVSINLTPLSIFKKLGIGEARPTTLTLQLADHSMVHSEGKIEDALVQVDKSIFPAYFIILDYEEDGDVPIILGRPFIATRRTLIDVEK, from the coding sequence atgcccaactatgtgaagtttttAAAGGACATATTGACGAAGAAGAAGAGACTTGCAGAATTTGAAACAGTGGCTTTGACAGAAGGTTGTAGCGCAATGTTAAAGAATAAGATTCCACCTAAATTGAAAGATTCAGGTAGCTTCACAATTCCAATTTCTATTGGGGGTCGAAATGTTGGTAAAACTCTTTGTGATTTGGGAGTTAGTATTAATTTGACACCCTTGTCCATTTTTAAAAAGTTGGGAATTGGAGAGGCAAGACCAACTACACTCACATTGCAATTAGCTGACCATTCTATGGTGCATTCGGAGGGAAAGATTGAAGATGCTCTAGTACAAGTTGACAAGTCCATTTTTCCAgcatattttattattcttgactATGAGGAAGATGGAGACGTTCCAATCATCTTGGGGAGACCATTCATTGCCACCAGGAGGACTTTGATAGATGTTGAAAAATGA